In Hwangdonia lutea, a single window of DNA contains:
- a CDS encoding toll/interleukin-1 receptor domain-containing protein, with protein sequence MSAETIFVSYSSKDRPFAIGLVKELQSLGVNVWIDQLGIGLGENWDDAIEEALEKSETLMLILSPTSVESPNVQDEVSIAINTKKKMVPILIEECKLPMRWQRRQYADLTNNPDKAIHDILSFLGLKEKASANLKKVLKLIGVSEAPKKVIANTTEESTGKAIQTEVHLEDLLVSEDEINRASKMHEKGIKKNWKMIIVVGVLSLVTFGVLGFTNLITVPFWIAAVGSLALNLLSINPFGAIKKRERNIDLLELLKLKRERLTRVMNKLSDTEIEKFNTEFYNYIKI encoded by the coding sequence ATGAGTGCAGAAACTATTTTTGTAAGCTACTCAAGTAAAGATAGACCCTTCGCTATCGGACTTGTTAAAGAATTGCAAAGCTTGGGCGTAAACGTTTGGATTGACCAACTAGGTATCGGCCTTGGTGAAAACTGGGATGATGCCATAGAGGAAGCTTTGGAAAAATCAGAAACCTTAATGCTTATTTTGTCACCAACATCCGTTGAGTCGCCTAATGTTCAAGACGAGGTTTCCATCGCCATTAATACCAAAAAGAAAATGGTGCCCATCCTTATTGAAGAATGCAAATTACCTATGCGTTGGCAACGCAGGCAATATGCAGATTTAACCAATAACCCGGATAAGGCCATACATGATATTTTGTCTTTTCTCGGGTTAAAGGAAAAAGCCTCGGCTAACCTTAAAAAAGTACTCAAACTTATTGGTGTGTCTGAAGCGCCAAAAAAGGTTATTGCAAATACAACTGAAGAATCTACAGGAAAAGCCATTCAAACTGAGGTTCATCTTGAAGATTTATTGGTTTCAGAAGATGAAATTAATCGCGCCTCTAAAATGCACGAGAAAGGCATTAAGAAAAATTGGAAAATGATTATTGTTGTTGGCGTTTTAAGCCTTGTTACATTTGGAGTTTTAGGCTTCACAAATTTAATTACAGTACCTTTTTGGATTGCGGCAGTAGGAAGTTTAGCATTAAATTTATTATCCATAAACCCCTTTGGAGCAATTAAAAAAAGAGAACGAAATATTGATTTATTGGAGCTGTTAAAACTAAAACGTGAGCGCTTAACACGTGTTATGAATAAATTATCGGATACCGAAATTGAAAAATTTAACACCGAATTTTATAACTACATCAAAATTTAA
- a CDS encoding asparagine synthetase B, whose amino-acid sequence MDAESQKNHLKAYGITYWTLNKQLKIKWLLNYRGGSFLLPNTEEIQRECQIRGVSFEVISNSKAETILEEISSPSKNMEAVVLEKAPKIAVYTPYGNQPWDDAVTMVLQYAEIPYETVYDEEVLNDGLLLFDWLHLHHEDFTGQFGKFYGAYRAANWYIQEKKEAEALARKLGYSKVSEAKLDVALKIRDYVIGGGFMFAMCSATDSFDIALSAEGIDICEPMFDGDGSTPGYQNKIDYNKTFAFTDFTLETNPSIYEFSSIDMTRKRMIRKTVDYFSLMEFSAKWDPIPTMLCQNHTALVKGFMGQTTAFTRDEIKSNVLVMGENKSNGEAKYIHGIKGKGFFTFYGGHDPEDYQHRVGDAKTELDLHPTSPGYRLILNNVLFPAARKKKQKT is encoded by the coding sequence ATGGATGCAGAGAGCCAAAAAAACCATTTAAAAGCTTACGGAATAACGTATTGGACGTTAAACAAACAACTAAAAATAAAATGGTTGCTTAATTATCGAGGTGGTTCTTTTTTATTGCCCAATACCGAAGAAATTCAACGTGAATGCCAAATACGAGGCGTTTCGTTCGAAGTGATTTCCAATTCAAAAGCAGAAACTATTTTAGAAGAAATTAGCAGTCCGAGTAAAAACATGGAAGCCGTAGTTTTAGAAAAAGCACCCAAAATTGCCGTTTACACACCGTACGGCAATCAACCGTGGGACGATGCCGTAACCATGGTGTTGCAATATGCTGAGATTCCTTACGAAACCGTTTACGACGAAGAGGTTTTAAACGATGGACTATTACTTTTCGATTGGCTGCATTTGCACCATGAAGATTTTACGGGGCAGTTTGGTAAATTTTATGGGGCTTACAGAGCTGCAAATTGGTATATTCAAGAAAAAAAGGAAGCCGAAGCGTTGGCTAGAAAGTTAGGTTATTCTAAGGTTTCTGAGGCGAAACTTGATGTGGCTTTAAAAATTAGAGACTACGTTATTGGTGGCGGCTTTATGTTTGCTATGTGTAGCGCGACCGATAGTTTTGATATCGCATTATCGGCCGAAGGTATTGATATTTGCGAACCCATGTTTGATGGCGATGGTAGCACACCCGGATACCAGAATAAAATAGATTACAATAAAACCTTTGCTTTTACAGATTTTACTTTAGAAACCAATCCGAGTATTTATGAGTTTTCGTCCATAGATATGACCCGAAAGCGCATGATTCGTAAAACGGTAGACTATTTTTCATTAATGGAATTTTCGGCAAAATGGGATCCTATTCCAACCATGTTATGCCAAAACCACACGGCTTTGGTAAAAGGGTTTATGGGACAAACCACGGCTTTTACAAGAGATGAAATAAAATCGAATGTGTTGGTAATGGGCGAAAATAAATCTAATGGAGAAGCCAAATATATTCACGGCATAAAAGGAAAAGGTTTTTTTACCTTTTATGGTGGGCACGACCCTGAGGATTATCAGCATCGTGTGGGCGATGCCAAAACCGAATTGGATTTACACCCAACCTCACCGGGGTACCGGTTGATTTTAAACAATGTGTTATTTCCAGCGGCAAGAAAGAAAAAACAGAAAACGTAA
- the dnaB gene encoding replicative DNA helicase codes for MKQPNQIQGYKVDKSTIISLEKGKIPPQAIDLEEVVLGAMMIDKKGVDEVIDILSPDAFYKEAHQHIFEAIFQLFENSEPVDLLTVSTQLKKNSKLELSGGDFYLISLTQKVSSSAHIEFHARIILQKFIQRSLIKISSEIIEDSYDETKDVFDLLDKAEAKLYEVTQGNIKKSSETAQDLVIQAKKKIEEISNKEGLSGIPTGFNKLDKLTSGWQPSDLIIVAARPGMGKTALTLSMARNIAVDQNIPVAFFSLEMASVQLITRLISSETGLSSEKLRTGKLEKHEWEQLNVKVKGLEKAPLFIDDTPSLSIFDLRAKARRLSSQHGIKLIMIDYLQLMTGGSSHGGNREQEISMISRNLKALAKELNVPVIALSQLSRAVETRGGSKRPLLSDLRESGAIEQDADIVSFIYRPEYYKIDEWDDDERSPTEGQAEFIVAKHRNGGLENIRLKFIGHLGKFDNLDDFDSPFEFHSKMNAAANDDTFQADNFKASPDQAFGSSFNDDDESDVPF; via the coding sequence ATGAAACAACCTAACCAAATCCAAGGATACAAAGTAGATAAAAGTACTATTATTAGTCTTGAAAAAGGAAAGATTCCGCCACAAGCTATTGATTTAGAGGAAGTTGTGTTAGGTGCGATGATGATTGATAAAAAGGGCGTCGATGAAGTCATCGATATTTTAAGCCCTGACGCATTTTACAAAGAAGCCCATCAGCATATTTTTGAAGCGATTTTTCAATTGTTTGAAAACAGCGAACCGGTAGACTTATTAACCGTTTCTACACAGTTAAAGAAGAATTCCAAGCTCGAATTGTCAGGAGGCGATTTTTACTTGATTTCCCTAACGCAAAAAGTATCCTCTTCAGCGCATATCGAGTTTCATGCACGCATCATTTTACAAAAATTCATTCAGCGTAGTTTAATAAAAATTTCTAGTGAAATCATTGAAGATTCTTACGATGAAACCAAAGATGTTTTCGATTTATTGGATAAGGCCGAAGCTAAATTATATGAAGTTACCCAAGGTAACATAAAAAAATCGAGTGAAACGGCACAGGATTTAGTGATTCAGGCTAAAAAGAAAATTGAAGAAATTTCAAATAAAGAAGGTTTAAGTGGGATTCCTACAGGATTTAATAAGCTGGATAAATTAACATCGGGTTGGCAACCATCCGATTTAATTATTGTGGCGGCACGTCCGGGTATGGGTAAAACCGCTTTAACCTTGTCTATGGCAAGAAATATTGCAGTCGATCAGAATATACCCGTTGCTTTCTTTTCTTTGGAAATGGCGTCGGTACAATTAATAACCCGTTTAATTTCTAGTGAAACGGGGTTGTCTTCGGAAAAATTACGAACCGGTAAGCTGGAGAAGCACGAGTGGGAACAACTTAACGTAAAAGTAAAAGGTTTGGAAAAAGCGCCACTTTTTATTGACGATACACCGTCGTTATCCATTTTTGATTTACGTGCCAAAGCGCGCCGTTTATCATCACAGCACGGTATAAAATTGATTATGATTGATTACCTGCAATTAATGACCGGTGGCAGTAGCCACGGTGGGAATCGTGAGCAGGAAATCTCGATGATTTCAAGAAACCTTAAAGCCTTGGCAAAAGAGTTGAACGTACCCGTAATAGCCTTATCGCAGTTATCGCGTGCGGTTGAGACTCGTGGTGGCAGCAAGCGTCCACTATTATCAGATTTACGTGAGTCGGGTGCGATTGAGCAAGATGCCGATATTGTATCGTTTATTTACAGGCCCGAATATTATAAAATTGACGAATGGGACGATGATGAACGTTCGCCAACCGAAGGTCAAGCAGAATTTATTGTGGCAAAACATCGTAATGGAGGTTTGGAAAACATACGTTTAAAGTTTATCGGGCATTTAGGTAAGTTTGATAATCTAGATGATTTTGATTCGCCTTTCGAGTTCCATTCTAAAATGAATGCCGCCGCTAACGATGACACCTTTCAAGCAGATAATTTTAAAGCAAGCCCAGATCAAGCCTTTGGCAGTTCGTTTAATGATGATGACGAAAGTGATGTGCCTTTTTAA
- a CDS encoding acetyl-CoA carboxylase carboxyltransferase subunit alpha, with amino-acid sequence MEYLEFELPIKDLEDQLLKCKVIGEESEVDVTETCSQIEKKLKATQKDIYKNLTPWQRVQLSRHPNRPYTMDYIKAICGNSFLELHGDRNFKDDKAMIGGLGKIGDQSFMFIGQQKGYNTKTRQYRNFGMANPEGYRKALRLMKSAEKFGIPVVTLLDTPGAYPGLEAEERGQGEAIARNILEMTRLKVPIITIVVGEGASGGALGIGVGDRVLMLENTWYSVISPESCSSILWRSWEYKETAAEALKLTASDMKKLKLVDEIIKEPLGGAHRDRDKTFTSVSNSIVKTFEALKNLSPKDLVSQRMDKYMQMGVYKG; translated from the coding sequence ATGGAATATTTAGAATTTGAATTACCAATTAAAGACCTAGAAGACCAATTGCTAAAGTGCAAAGTAATCGGAGAGGAAAGTGAAGTTGATGTTACCGAAACTTGCTCGCAAATTGAAAAGAAACTTAAAGCCACCCAAAAAGATATTTATAAAAACCTAACGCCATGGCAGCGTGTGCAATTATCGCGCCACCCAAATAGACCATATACTATGGACTATATAAAGGCCATTTGCGGGAATTCGTTTTTAGAGCTCCACGGCGATAGAAACTTTAAGGATGATAAGGCGATGATTGGTGGCTTAGGAAAAATTGGCGATCAAAGTTTTATGTTTATTGGCCAGCAAAAAGGCTATAATACAAAAACACGTCAATACCGTAATTTTGGTATGGCGAATCCGGAGGGTTACCGCAAAGCGTTACGCTTAATGAAATCTGCCGAAAAATTCGGAATTCCAGTAGTTACCCTTTTAGATACTCCTGGAGCTTACCCCGGATTGGAAGCAGAAGAACGCGGACAAGGTGAGGCTATTGCAAGAAATATTTTAGAAATGACACGATTAAAAGTGCCCATTATTACCATAGTTGTAGGCGAAGGCGCCTCTGGTGGTGCTTTGGGCATTGGAGTAGGCGATAGGGTACTTATGTTAGAAAACACTTGGTATTCAGTGATATCGCCAGAGTCTTGTTCGTCTATACTTTGGCGCAGTTGGGAGTATAAAGAAACAGCTGCCGAAGCTTTAAAATTAACTGCTAGCGATATGAAAAAACTAAAGCTAGTAGACGAAATTATAAAAGAGCCACTTGGAGGCGCACATCGCGATAGAGACAAAACATTTACATCTGTGAGCAACTCAATAGTGAAAACTTTTGAAGCACTTAAAAACTTATCACCAAAAGATTTGGTGTCTCAGCGTATGGATAAATATATGCAAATGGGCGTATACAAAGGGTAA
- a CDS encoding DMT family transporter: MDRLFHSKPKLKNYLHLHFLVFIAGFTAILGELITIKAVPLVWFRMVMASILMFLYIKIAKVKLKVSPKAIIKFSLAGIIIALHWITFFGAIDASNISITLAMFSTGAFFASFIEPFIYKRAIIWYEIVFGVIVIIGVFVITQSEFKYINGIVLGILSAFLSSLFAVLNGSFLKQHTATVISFYEFLSGVMFISIYILLFGGGFSTEFFNLSASDFGYLFILASICTAYAFIASVYVMKLISPYTVVLTYNLEPIYGILLAIMLFPEKEKMTPEFYYGAIVIIATVMLNGIIKNIRTLKRKPS; this comes from the coding sequence ATGGATAGATTATTTCATAGCAAACCCAAACTTAAAAACTATTTACATCTTCATTTTTTAGTTTTTATCGCAGGCTTTACTGCTATTTTAGGCGAGTTAATTACAATTAAGGCCGTTCCTTTGGTTTGGTTTAGAATGGTTATGGCATCTATTTTAATGTTTCTTTACATTAAAATAGCCAAAGTAAAACTAAAAGTATCGCCAAAAGCTATTATTAAGTTTTCGTTGGCAGGTATTATTATTGCTTTGCATTGGATTACATTTTTTGGTGCTATTGATGCATCCAATATTTCAATCACATTGGCCATGTTTTCCACGGGCGCTTTTTTCGCCTCTTTTATCGAGCCTTTTATTTATAAACGCGCTATAATTTGGTATGAAATTGTTTTCGGAGTCATCGTAATTATCGGTGTTTTTGTTATTACCCAAAGTGAATTCAAATATATTAATGGGATTGTTTTGGGCATTTTATCAGCTTTCTTATCGTCATTATTCGCTGTGCTTAACGGGAGTTTTTTAAAACAGCATACCGCGACGGTTATTTCGTTTTACGAGTTTTTAAGTGGCGTAATGTTTATATCAATTTATATATTATTATTTGGCGGTGGGTTTTCAACTGAATTCTTCAATCTAAGCGCTTCAGATTTTGGCTATCTTTTTATTTTAGCTTCTATTTGTACCGCTTATGCCTTTATTGCATCGGTGTATGTTATGAAACTTATAAGTCCGTATACCGTTGTGTTAACCTATAATTTAGAACCTATTTACGGTATTTTGTTGGCCATTATGCTTTTCCCTGAAAAGGAAAAAATGACACCGGAATTTTATTATGGCGCTATTGTAATTATTGCAACGGTTATGCTAAATGGCATTATAAAAAACATAAGAACATTAAAAAGAAAACCTTCTTAA
- a CDS encoding LptF/LptG family permease gives MKILDWYILKRYLFTFFMMLMLFIPIGITVHLAEKIGKILENEVPFGEVMLYLLDFTIYFAHLLFPLFLFLSVIWFTSKLANNTEIIAFLSSGVSFTRFLKPYLFGAFFVAILALIMGLYLAPKASQGFNDFSYKYLKKGRKVAENRNVFRQINDTDFIYVSSFDLKNKQGSNFTLEHIKDNKLVYKINANTIKFIDKDSTYQLRNYTKRTVGEFDDILESAPKKDTVFSFDIEDLTPVIYIAETLSYGDLTDFIAKEEKRGSSNIGRYKLVLYRKWSLPVSVFILTIIAVAVSSIKRRGGMGVNLAVGICIAMVFVFFDKIFGVMAEQSNFPPVIAVWFPNVIFGILAIYLLRNAKR, from the coding sequence TTGAAAATACTCGACTGGTACATATTAAAACGCTATTTGTTTACATTTTTTATGATGCTGATGTTGTTTATCCCCATTGGGATCACCGTACATCTTGCCGAAAAAATTGGGAAAATCCTTGAAAACGAAGTGCCTTTTGGAGAAGTTATGTTGTATCTGTTGGATTTCACCATTTATTTTGCACATTTACTGTTTCCGCTGTTTTTGTTTTTATCGGTTATTTGGTTTACATCTAAACTTGCTAATAATACCGAAATTATTGCCTTTTTAAGCTCGGGCGTATCGTTTACAAGATTTTTAAAGCCTTATTTATTTGGTGCGTTTTTTGTTGCTATTTTGGCACTTATAATGGGTTTGTATTTAGCACCAAAAGCAAGCCAGGGATTTAACGATTTTAGTTATAAATACTTAAAAAAAGGTAGAAAAGTTGCAGAAAACAGGAATGTTTTCAGACAAATTAATGATACCGATTTTATTTATGTAAGCAGTTTCGATCTTAAAAACAAGCAAGGCAGTAACTTTACTTTAGAGCATATTAAAGACAATAAGCTCGTTTACAAAATCAATGCGAATACCATAAAATTTATTGATAAAGACAGCACGTATCAATTAAGGAATTACACAAAACGCACCGTGGGTGAATTTGACGATATCCTTGAAAGCGCCCCAAAAAAAGATACCGTTTTCAGTTTTGATATCGAAGATTTAACACCGGTTATATATATTGCCGAAACGCTTTCGTATGGCGATTTAACCGATTTTATCGCCAAGGAGGAAAAACGTGGGTCTTCCAACATTGGGCGCTATAAATTGGTGCTTTACAGAAAATGGAGCTTACCGGTTTCAGTATTTATTTTAACCATTATTGCGGTTGCCGTATCGTCTATAAAAAGGCGCGGAGGCATGGGCGTTAATTTAGCGGTGGGCATTTGCATTGCCATGGTTTTTGTGTTTTTTGATAAAATATTTGGCGTAATGGCCGAACAGTCAAACTTCCCACCGGTTATTGCGGTATGGTTTCCTAATGTCATTTTTGGTATTTTAGCCATATATCTTTTACGAAATGCCAAACGCTAG